Genomic segment of Streptomyces alboniger:
CGGCCGGCGGAGATCAGCTGGCTCGCGTGCTCGCGCGAGCGCGCGAGCTTCCGCCGGACGAGTTCGGCGTCGAGGCGGCGTCGTGCCACTCCTGCCACGTTCGGTTCAGCTCCTGTCGTACGAGGATGACGGCGCACCGGTGGGTGCCGGTGGGCCGGGGCGTTCGTCGAGCGCGGTCAGCGCGTCGCGCAGGCCCCGGTGTACATCCTCGTACACCTCGATGTGGCCGTCGGTGGCGAGGTGGTCGGCGTCGCCGAGCCGGGCGAGGCAGGCGTCCACGTCGGCATGGCCGGTGGGCGCGCGTCCGACGCCGAGGGGCGCGGGGGCGGCGGGGTCGTACGACGGTCCGTCCGCCTCCGCCTCTGGTGGTCCCGCGTGAGAGTCGCTCATGGCACGACGCTACCCCGAAGCGCTGCGGTACCGTCGATCACGATGGCGACCATGGCGGAGTGCCGCACGGCACTCGACGAACTCTCGGACAGTCTCGCGTCCGCCGACGGCGACGTGCGCGGCGCCGCCGCGCTGAACCGCTCGCTGAGCTGCCACATCACCGACCTCGACGCCACCTTCACCGGCCGTCTCGAGAACGGCCGGATCGCGCTGCTCGACACCCATGAGGGACCGCCCCGCGACAAGGCCGAGATCCGCCTGGCGATGACGGGGGACGACCTCGTCGCGTTGGTGGGCGGTGAGTTGGGGTTCGCGAAGGCGTGGGCTTCCGGCCGGGTCAGGCTGGAGGCCGGCTTCCGGGACCTGCTGAAGCTCAGAGCGCTGCTTTAGCCGGTGCCCGGCGCCCCGCGCGTGCGGCCGGGATCACCAGCGGCGTCCCGCTCTCCGGGTCGTCGATGATCCGGCACTGGATCCCGAACGTCTGCTCGACCAGCTCTGCCGTGACGATCTCGGAGGGCGCGCCCTCGGCGACCACCGCGCCGTCGCGCAGGGCGATGAGGTGCGTGGCGTAGCGCGCGGCGTGGTTCAGGTCGTGCAGGACGGCGACGAGGGTGCGGCCCTGCTCCTCGTGGAGTTCGGCGCACAGGTCGAGGACGTCGAGCTGGTGCTGGATGTCGAGGAACGTGGTCGGCTCGTCGAGCAGCAGCAGCGGGGTCTGCTGGGCGAGCGCCATCGCGATCCACACGCGCTGGCGCTGGCCGCCGGAGAGTTCGTCGACGTAGCGGTCGGCGAGTTCGCGTACGCCCGTCGACTCCATCGACTCGTCGACGATCCGCTCGTCCTCCTCGGACCACTGCCGCAGGAGGCCCTGGTGGGGGTAGCGGCCGCGCGCGACCAGGTCGGCGACCGTGATGCCGTCGGGCGCGATGGACGACTGGGGCAGCAGGCCGAGCGTCTTGGCGACCTTCTTCGCGGGCATCGACTGGATGACGTTCCCGTCGAGCAGCACCCGCCCCGCGGACGGCTTGAGCATCCGGGACAGGGCGCGCAGCAGCGTGGACTTGCCGCAGGCGTTGGGCCCCACGATCACGGTGAAGGAGTTGTCGGGGATCTCGACGGACAGCTTCTCGGCGATGACGCGCTGGTCGTAGCCGAGGGTGACGTCGTCGGCGATGAGCCGGTTCACAGCAACACGCTCCTGGTCGTGGGGTGGTACGCGTTCATGGCGGGACTTCTCGGCAGGCACGGGCGTCATATCCGGCCCGCCTTGCGCTGGGTGACGAGCAGCCCCAGCAGGTAGACGCCGCCGAGCACGCCGGTGACGACGCCGACGGGCAGCTGGTCCGCGCCGAAGGCCCGCTGCGAGGCGAGGTCCGCGACGATCAGCAGGGCGGCGCCCATGAACATCGCCGGCATGAGGTTGGGCCCCGGCGAGCGCGTGAGGCGCCGCGCCAGCTGCGGCGCGGTGAGCGCGACGAAGCTGACCGGCCCCGCGGCGGCGGTGGCGGCCGCCGTGAGCAGCACGGACGCGGTGAGCAGCACGGCCCGGGTGCGTTCGACGCGTACGCCGAGCGCGTTCGCGACGTCGTCGCCCATCTCCAGCATCCGCAGCGGACGCCCGTAGACGAGCACGAGCGGGACGAGGACGGCGCAGAGCACGAGCAGCGGCCAGACCTGCTCCCAGTCGCGGCCGTTGAGCGAGCCGGTCATCCAGACCACGGCACGGGCGGCGTCGACGAAGTCCGCCTTGGTGAGCAGATAGCCGTTGACCGCCGTGATGAAGGCGGCGACGCCGATGCCGACGAGGACGAGCCGGTAGCCGTGGACGCCGCGCTTCCAGGCGAGCAGATAGATGGCGGCACCGGTCACGAGACCGCCGACGAGCGCGCCGCCCGCGACCTCGACCGCGCTGCCCTGGAACAGGACGATCATGGTGAGCGCCCCGGCGGTCGAACCCTGGCCGAGGCCGAGCACGTCCGGACTGCCCAGCGGGTTGCGGGAGACGGACTGGAAGAGCGCGCCGCCGAGCCCGAGGGCCGCGCCCACCAGGAGCCCGACGAGGACCCGCGGCAGCCGCAGGTCGTTGATGATGAACTCCTGCCCGGCGTCGCCGTCGCCGAGCAGCGTGCGGATGACGTCGGCGGCCGGGATGTCGAAGTCGCCGGTGCCGATCAGGACGACGCTCGCGGCGAGCGCGGCGACGAGGAGCAGGGTGACGACCGCGGTCGTGCGGACGTCGAGCCGGACGGAGAGGCCGGCCCGGGTACGTATCGCCTTCACAGCTGGGCCAACTTCCGCCGTCGTACGAGAAAGATGAAGACGGGCGCGCCGATGACCGCGGTCACGATGCCCACTTGGAGTTCCGAGGGACGCGCCACGATCCGTCCGACCACGTCCGCGCCGAGCAGCAGGACCGGCGAGAGGACGGCCGAGTACGGCAGGATCCAGCGCATGTCGGGGCCGGTGAAGGAGCGCACGATGTGCGGCACCATCAGGCCGATGAACACGATCGGCCCGCAGGCGGCGGTCGCGGCCCCGCACAGCAGGGTCGCCGCCGCCATCGACAGTGCGCGCGTGCGCGTGAGGTGGGCGCCGAGCGCGCGGGCGGTGTCGTCGCCCATGGCCATGGCGTTCAGCGGCCTGGCGAGGCCGAGCGCGAGCACGGTGCCGACCGCGAGGAAGGGCAGCACCTGCTGGATGGTGTCCATGTTGGCGGAGGCGAGCGAACCGACCGTCCAGAACCGCATCTTGTTGAGCGCGGCCCCGTCCATGATCATGACGGCCTGGAGATAGCCGTAGAGCGCCGCGCTGATCGCGGTACCGGCGAGGGCCAGCCGCACCGGCGTCGCGCCGCGCGCCCCGCCCAGGATGTAGAGCAGGACGCCGACGAGCGCCGCCCCCACGAAGGCGAACCACACATAGCCGCTCAGGGAGGTGACGCCGAAGAAGCTGATCGCGCTGACGACCGCGGCCGACGCGCCCAGGTTGATGCCGAGCAGACCGGGGTCGGCCAGCGGGTTGCGGGTGAGCGCCTGCAACACGGCACCGGAGAGTCCGAGCGCGACACCGGCGAGCAGCCCGAGCAGGGTGCGCGAGAGCCGCTCTCCGACGACGACATCGCCGTACGTCCCCGTGTCCTGGAACAGTCCGTGCCAGACCTGGTCCATGGACATCGGTTTGGCGCCGACCGCGATGCTCACGAGGAAGACGAGCAGGAGGACGGCCACCGAGACGAGCAGCCCGATGCTGCGTATCGCGCGGCGTTTGGGAGGCGCGGGAGCGGTCTCCGCGCGGGGTTCTGGGGGACTGTCGACCAACACCAGGTTAGGTTAGCCTACCCTCGCAGCGTCCTGATCCCTGGC
This window contains:
- a CDS encoding FecCD family ABC transporter permease, whose product is MKAIRTRAGLSVRLDVRTTAVVTLLLVAALAASVVLIGTGDFDIPAADVIRTLLGDGDAGQEFIINDLRLPRVLVGLLVGAALGLGGALFQSVSRNPLGSPDVLGLGQGSTAGALTMIVLFQGSAVEVAGGALVGGLVTGAAIYLLAWKRGVHGYRLVLVGIGVAAFITAVNGYLLTKADFVDAARAVVWMTGSLNGRDWEQVWPLLVLCAVLVPLVLVYGRPLRMLEMGDDVANALGVRVERTRAVLLTASVLLTAAATAAAGPVSFVALTAPQLARRLTRSPGPNLMPAMFMGAALLIVADLASQRAFGADQLPVGVVTGVLGGVYLLGLLVTQRKAGRI
- a CDS encoding ABC transporter ATP-binding protein; its protein translation is MTPVPAEKSRHERVPPHDQERVAVNRLIADDVTLGYDQRVIAEKLSVEIPDNSFTVIVGPNACGKSTLLRALSRMLKPSAGRVLLDGNVIQSMPAKKVAKTLGLLPQSSIAPDGITVADLVARGRYPHQGLLRQWSEEDERIVDESMESTGVRELADRYVDELSGGQRQRVWIAMALAQQTPLLLLDEPTTFLDIQHQLDVLDLCAELHEEQGRTLVAVLHDLNHAARYATHLIALRDGAVVAEGAPSEIVTAELVEQTFGIQCRIIDDPESGTPLVIPAARAGRRAPAKAAL
- a CDS encoding alkyl sulfatase C-terminal domain-containing protein; the encoded protein is MATMAECRTALDELSDSLASADGDVRGAAALNRSLSCHITDLDATFTGRLENGRIALLDTHEGPPRDKAEIRLAMTGDDLVALVGGELGFAKAWASGRVRLEAGFRDLLKLRALL
- a CDS encoding FecCD family ABC transporter permease, with amino-acid sequence MLVDSPPEPRAETAPAPPKRRAIRSIGLLVSVAVLLLVFLVSIAVGAKPMSMDQVWHGLFQDTGTYGDVVVGERLSRTLLGLLAGVALGLSGAVLQALTRNPLADPGLLGINLGASAAVVSAISFFGVTSLSGYVWFAFVGAALVGVLLYILGGARGATPVRLALAGTAISAALYGYLQAVMIMDGAALNKMRFWTVGSLASANMDTIQQVLPFLAVGTVLALGLARPLNAMAMGDDTARALGAHLTRTRALSMAAATLLCGAATAACGPIVFIGLMVPHIVRSFTGPDMRWILPYSAVLSPVLLLGADVVGRIVARPSELQVGIVTAVIGAPVFIFLVRRRKLAQL